From Amia ocellicauda isolate fAmiCal2 chromosome 12, fAmiCal2.hap1, whole genome shotgun sequence, a single genomic window includes:
- the LOC136764400 gene encoding uncharacterized protein LOC136764400, with protein sequence MAGDQTPARPGRDTFRKRWVDTEDWRVPQRPLDLQRFEGIRRAARSAWEDDARKWGESATTYRGQHCTKTLDEPTQRRVRPSSPTRRMRPHPPEVFLVTKLHSVSGYFNSAAENPRGRSNKYAGPSTSCRKPRNSQRAINKEVLETVFANSQLAQAAKAWMELAPDIDRRAVQDFAESLLKLHGRSLQGGPPEKSYISQALSKHIKPDCIVPMNQWLRRAGNKETMALESLLKTLSTALLGAQHAGLYSHDSLGGKPWKQRIAEYQIHPEWVTQPWHTEYHYSAQ encoded by the exons ATGGCAGGTGATCAGACCCCTGCTCGCCCAGGACGGGACACCTTCAGGAAGAGATGGGTCGACACGGAGGACTGGCGGGTCCCTCAGAGGCCCCTGGACCTGCAGCGCTTCGAGGGGATCCGCAGAGCCGCCCGGTCGGCGTGGGAGGACGACGCCCGAAAATGGGGAGAAAGTGCCACGACCTACAGGGGGCAGCACTGCACCAAGACCCTGGACGAGCCGACCCAGCGCCGGGTCCGTCCCAGCTCTCCGACCCGGAGGATGAGGCCTCATCCGCCAGA GGTATTTTTAGTGACCAAACTTCATTCTGTCTCAGGATACTTCAACAGTGCAGCTGAAAACCCCAGAG GCAGAAGCAATAAATATGCAGGACCAAGTACCAGCTGCAGGAAACCTCGCAATAGCCAGAGAGCCATAAACAAAGAG GTTCTTGAGACAGTGTTTGCGAATTCACAGCTGGCTCAAGCTGCCAAAGCGTGGATGGAGCTGGCTCCTGACATTG ACCGCAGAGCTGTCCAGGACTTTGCCGAGAGCTTGCTGAAGTTGCATGGTAGATCGCTTCAGGGAGGCCCTCCTGAGAAGAGCTACATCAGCCAG GCCCTGTCCAAACACATTAAGCCTGACTGTATTGTACCAATGAATCAATGgctgagaagagcaggaaataaAG AAACAATGGCATTGGAAAGCCTGTTAAAAACCCTGTCTACTGCCCTCCTAGGAGCGCAGCATGCTGGTCTGTACTCCCATGACTCGCTGGGGGGTAAACCCTGGAAACAGAGAATCGCTGAATACCAGATCCACCCCGAGTGGGTGACTCAGCCCTGGCACACTGAGTACCACTACAGTGCCCAGTGA